In Polaribacter sp. L3A8, a genomic segment contains:
- the rlmD gene encoding 23S rRNA (uracil(1939)-C(5))-methyltransferase RlmD, with translation MPRRERNKFVKKNQVLELKIEDYAFGGKGIARLKSEDGSFVIFVPNTLPGQLVKAQISKSSKNYAEAKLIDVLEPSEDEVEVPFQDIPGAPYIQLPIELQHQYKKESTLTLFKKIGKVENIEDLFDEFVTSPNVFHYRNKMEYGFSAIGYDRINKTDKDEFTLGFKRRGVWWMGDNLEKDSGLFDKQLEDNLKNIRQYCIDTGLEPWHGPKKTGFFRYFVVRKSFKTDELLCNLVTTSPELENFDLQKFTDFLKGIFGDRLAGLLHTINDETGDRTIATAGSLDLVYGKDKIVEELLGLNFEISMKSFFQTNPKCAEKLYNKVVEYVLEDKTKVDNTVVMDLFCGTGTIGQIVASKSENAKIIGVDIVASAIEDAEKNAKRNNIDGVQFYAADVGKFLIAHPEYQNKIKTIILDPARAGIAPKTLQKIINLNADRMVYVSCNPATQARDTELLAEAGYQIKKISLVDQFPHTSHIETVVLFENS, from the coding sequence ATGCCACGTAGAGAACGAAATAAATTTGTAAAGAAGAATCAAGTTTTAGAATTAAAAATTGAAGATTACGCTTTTGGCGGAAAAGGAATTGCAAGACTAAAATCTGAAGACGGTAGTTTTGTTATTTTTGTACCCAATACCTTACCTGGTCAATTGGTAAAAGCACAAATAAGTAAGTCTAGTAAGAACTATGCAGAAGCGAAACTAATTGATGTTTTAGAACCATCTGAAGATGAAGTTGAAGTACCTTTTCAAGATATTCCTGGGGCACCTTACATTCAATTACCAATCGAATTACAACATCAATATAAAAAAGAAAGTACTTTAACCTTATTTAAAAAAATAGGAAAAGTAGAAAATATTGAAGATCTTTTTGATGAATTTGTAACTTCTCCAAATGTATTTCATTACAGAAATAAAATGGAATATGGTTTTTCTGCAATTGGTTATGATAGAATTAACAAAACAGATAAAGACGAGTTTACACTAGGTTTTAAAAGACGTGGTGTTTGGTGGATGGGAGATAATCTAGAAAAAGACTCTGGTTTGTTTGATAAACAACTAGAAGACAATCTAAAAAATATTCGTCAATATTGTATAGATACTGGTTTAGAACCTTGGCATGGACCAAAAAAGACAGGTTTCTTTAGATACTTTGTAGTAAGAAAATCTTTTAAAACAGACGAATTACTATGTAATTTAGTAACCACTTCTCCTGAGTTAGAGAATTTTGATTTACAGAAATTTACAGATTTTCTAAAAGGTATTTTCGGAGATCGTTTAGCAGGTTTATTGCATACTATAAATGATGAAACTGGAGATAGAACTATTGCAACTGCTGGTAGTTTAGACTTGGTGTATGGTAAAGATAAAATTGTAGAAGAATTATTAGGCTTAAACTTTGAAATTAGCATGAAAAGCTTTTTTCAAACAAACCCAAAATGTGCCGAAAAATTATACAACAAAGTTGTTGAATATGTTTTAGAAGATAAAACGAAAGTAGACAATACGGTTGTGATGGATTTATTCTGCGGAACAGGAACTATCGGTCAGATTGTAGCTTCTAAAAGTGAAAATGCAAAAATTATTGGTGTAGATATTGTAGCTTCTGCTATTGAAGATGCAGAGAAAAATGCCAAAAGAAATAATATTGATGGGGTACAATTTTATGCTGCTGATGTTGGTAAGTTTTTAATTGCACATCCTGAATATCAGAATAAAATTAAAACCATTATTTTAGATCCTGCTAGAGCAGGAATTGCACCAAAAACCTTGCAAAAAATAATCAACTTAAATGCAGACAGAATGGTGTATGTTTCTTGTAACCCTGCAACGCAAGCAAGAGATACAGAATTGTTAGCTGAAGCTGGATACCAGATTAAAAAAATTAGTTTAGTAGATCAATTTCCTCATACGAGTCATATAGAAACTGTGGTTTTGTTTGAGAACAGTTAA
- a CDS encoding OmpA family protein, with product MKKTIIYSLAVILISFGTLTSCEAVKNANNTQKGAGIGTAAGAILGAVIGNNVGNGKNSELGAVLGGVIGGVAGGVIGNKMDKQAREIEEALPGAEVERVGEGIMLTLGENAVRFDTNKATLSADAKANLEKLVPIFNSYENTNIVIYGYTDSTGRVEYNQTLSAKRASSVKDYLTTKGLGNARIETKGLGVNDPIATNETAEGRSKNRRVEFAIVANEQMIKEAKKEAGN from the coding sequence ATGAAAAAAACAATAATTTATAGCTTAGCAGTAATACTAATATCTTTTGGTACACTAACATCTTGTGAAGCTGTTAAAAATGCAAATAACACCCAAAAAGGTGCTGGTATTGGTACTGCTGCAGGTGCAATTTTAGGTGCTGTAATTGGTAACAATGTTGGTAACGGAAAAAACTCTGAATTAGGAGCAGTTTTAGGTGGTGTAATTGGTGGTGTTGCTGGTGGAGTTATCGGTAATAAAATGGACAAGCAAGCTAGAGAAATTGAAGAAGCTTTACCTGGTGCAGAAGTAGAAAGGGTTGGTGAAGGAATTATGTTAACTTTAGGTGAAAACGCTGTTAGATTTGACACAAATAAAGCAACTTTATCTGCAGATGCAAAAGCAAATTTAGAAAAATTAGTTCCTATTTTTAATAGTTACGAGAACACTAATATTGTTATTTATGGTTATACAGATAGCACTGGTAGAGTAGAATACAACCAAACTTTATCTGCAAAAAGAGCGAGTTCTGTAAAAGACTATTTAACAACTAAAGGTTTAGGAAACGCAAGAATTGAAACCAAAGGTTTAGGTGTTAATGATCCTATTGCAACGAATGAAACTGCAGAAGGAAGAAGCAAAAACAGACGTGTAGAATTTGCTATTGTAGCAAACGAACAAATGATTAAAGAAGCTAAAAAAGAAGCTGGAAACTAA
- a CDS encoding c-type cytochrome, protein MKKIILSPIALFFVLSSFTLKKETITHTKSSLENGKKLFNSKTCSACHQEKVKVVGPSLKDIAAKYKAKKGSIVLFLQGKAKPIVETDTGQTAIMQTSLSITKTMKVEDLKDISEYIMNIK, encoded by the coding sequence ATGAAAAAAATTATATTAAGCCCTATAGCACTCTTTTTTGTCTTATCTAGTTTTACCTTAAAAAAAGAAACAATTACACATACAAAGTCTTCTTTAGAAAATGGAAAAAAACTTTTTAACAGTAAAACATGTAGTGCGTGTCATCAAGAAAAAGTAAAAGTTGTAGGCCCTTCTTTAAAAGACATTGCGGCTAAATACAAAGCAAAAAAAGGAAGCATTGTGTTGTTTTTACAAGGAAAAGCGAAACCTATTGTAGAAACAGATACCGGACAAACAGCAATTATGCAGACAAGTCTTAGTATTACAAAAACTATGAAAGTTGAAGATTTAAAAGACATTTCTGAATATATTATGAATATTAAATAA
- the rocD gene encoding ornithine--oxo-acid transaminase, protein MTVLDKLTSKEAIELENKYGAHNYHPLPVVLSRGEGVYVWDAEGKRYYDFLSAYSAVNQGHCHPKIVDAMVNQAKTLTLTSRAFYNDVLGKYEKFATELFGFDKLLPMNTGAEAVETALKIARKWAYEIKGIKENKAEIVVCENNFHGRTTTIISFSNDPVARKNFGPYTKGFIKIEYDNLQELQEVLESSNNIAAFLVEPIQGEAGVYVPSEGYLAAAKKMCTDYNVLFIADEVQTGIARTGKMLAVDHENVQPDILILGKALSGGAYPVSAVLANNNIMDVIQPGNHGSTFGGNPIAAAVAIAALEVVADEKLAENAETLGQIFRTELTAFAEENDLVKSVRGKGLLNAVLINDTEDSSTAWDICMKLRDNGLLAKPTHGNIIRFAPPLVMNKEQLMDCIAIIKNTISEFK, encoded by the coding sequence ATGACTGTTTTAGACAAACTTACTTCGAAAGAAGCAATCGAATTAGAAAACAAATATGGCGCACACAACTATCATCCGCTTCCAGTGGTTTTAAGTAGAGGTGAAGGTGTATATGTTTGGGATGCAGAAGGAAAAAGATATTATGATTTTTTATCAGCATATTCTGCTGTAAATCAAGGGCACTGTCATCCTAAAATTGTAGATGCTATGGTAAATCAAGCAAAAACATTAACCTTAACTTCTAGAGCATTTTATAATGATGTGTTAGGAAAATATGAAAAATTTGCTACCGAACTTTTTGGTTTTGATAAACTTTTACCAATGAATACTGGTGCAGAAGCTGTAGAAACGGCTTTGAAAATTGCAAGAAAATGGGCGTATGAAATAAAAGGAATTAAAGAAAATAAAGCAGAAATAGTGGTTTGTGAAAATAATTTTCATGGAAGAACAACTACTATTATTTCTTTTTCTAATGACCCTGTGGCCAGAAAGAATTTTGGACCATATACAAAAGGGTTTATCAAAATTGAATATGATAATTTACAAGAATTACAAGAGGTTTTAGAAAGTAGTAATAATATTGCTGCATTTTTAGTAGAACCAATACAAGGAGAAGCTGGTGTTTATGTGCCTTCTGAAGGTTATTTAGCAGCTGCTAAAAAAATGTGTACAGATTATAACGTACTTTTTATTGCAGATGAGGTGCAAACAGGTATTGCAAGAACGGGTAAAATGTTAGCCGTAGATCATGAAAACGTACAACCAGATATTTTAATTTTGGGTAAAGCGCTAAGTGGTGGAGCGTATCCTGTTTCTGCTGTTTTGGCAAATAACAACATTATGGATGTTATTCAACCAGGAAATCATGGGTCTACATTTGGAGGAAACCCAATTGCTGCCGCTGTAGCAATTGCTGCTTTAGAAGTTGTTGCTGATGAAAAATTAGCAGAGAATGCAGAAACATTAGGGCAAATTTTTAGAACCGAATTAACTGCATTTGCAGAGGAAAACGATTTGGTAAAATCTGTAAGAGGTAAAGGGTTGCTAAATGCTGTTTTAATTAACGATACAGAAGATAGTTCTACTGCTTGGGATATTTGTATGAAATTGCGTGATAACGGTTTATTAGCAAAACCTACGCATGGAAATATTATTCGTTTTGCACCACCTTTGGTGATGAATAAAGAGCAGTTAATGGATTGTATTGCTATTATTAAAAATACAATTTCTGAATTTAAATAA
- a CDS encoding DUF5362 family protein: MINNPITQLEQLTITSAAKSFLKETAKWAKFLSIMGFILIGLMLVFAIFSTTIFELAAQMQPNIPKGLGATMTATYLVLSVVYFFPVYYLLQFSMKMKKALATKSDETLTKSFEMLKSHYKFIGVFTIITLSLYALLFVAAAFGAL; encoded by the coding sequence ATGATAAACAATCCTATTACACAATTAGAGCAATTAACAATAACGAGTGCTGCTAAAAGCTTTTTAAAAGAAACCGCTAAATGGGCTAAGTTTTTATCAATTATGGGGTTTATATTAATTGGGTTAATGTTGGTTTTTGCCATTTTTTCGACTACTATTTTTGAATTAGCAGCTCAAATGCAACCAAACATACCAAAAGGGTTAGGGGCAACCATGACTGCAACTTACTTGGTTTTATCTGTTGTTTACTTTTTTCCGGTGTATTATTTACTACAATTTTCTATGAAGATGAAAAAAGCATTGGCAACTAAAAGTGATGAAACTTTAACAAAATCTTTCGAAATGCTAAAATCGCATTATAAATTTATTGGAGTCTTTACAATTATAACCTTATCCTTATATGCTTTATTATTTGTTGCTGCTGCTTTTGGAGCTCTTTAA
- a CDS encoding AsmA family protein → MANTEKTKKSIGKKILKWVSIVVLLLVIAVISIPIIFKDKIVVMVTNTINNNINATVTFKEANLSLLKNFPSLNLTVNDLAVANKEPFVGDTLFNAKELSLALNITELFKKSDETLAIKNITTKEGDINIIFDKEGNGNFDIAKTTKETTTSSDESSFSLNIDGYELEDINFNYLDRSTNTKLSIDSIYHTGVGNFAEDVFNLDTKTTGFVSFDLDNTNYLSKVKISLDAVLGIDLKNSKYTFKENTGYINQLPLEFDGFIQLVGNNQVYDLNFKTPTSSFKNALALLPKQYAGNLESIKTEGNFEVNGFVKGTLSDNTIPAFDIAIISKNALFKYADLPKSVTNINIDTKIVNKTGLIKDTYVSIDQFNFKIDEDVFSTNGNVRNITTNPRINIAAKGTINLANIGKVYPAPVKQALAGVLKADITTNFDMNSVEKANYQNIKNAGEVTVSGFKYEGTDVANTFFINKAKVTFNTNAIKLNEFEAKTGTSDLSINGNLDNFYGFIFKDEVLKGNFLLNSNNLKVADFIAADESTETKETTTATSTSTLKIPAFLDVKFTANAKKVAYDNINLTNVSGDLYIHNETVDLKNLKSDIFGGNIAMNGNVSTKGKTASFKMDLNLSKLNIGESFGALDMLKSIAPIAKTIEGKMNSTITISGNLNEDMTPNLKTISGDLLGQLLDTKLKVSNSKMLTTLSDKVSFLDISKLNLHEATGLFSFKDGQVTVKPIKLNYQDIGMQVSGKHGFDQTMNYDIVFDIPVKYLGADVTNLIAKLTAKDAASIKSVPVKGTLTGSFGSPNFSSNIKDATANLVKDLVEKQKNALLNQGKDKLKDLIGIDTKKDSTKQEDVKDKVTDKVKDVLGGLFGKKKTTKKEE, encoded by the coding sequence ATGGCAAATACAGAAAAAACAAAAAAATCAATAGGTAAAAAAATTCTAAAATGGGTTTCTATTGTTGTATTACTGCTTGTAATAGCCGTAATTTCAATTCCTATTATATTTAAAGATAAAATTGTTGTAATGGTTACAAATACCATTAATAACAACATAAATGCTACAGTAACTTTTAAAGAAGCAAACTTAAGTCTTCTTAAAAACTTTCCTTCTTTAAACTTAACGGTTAATGATTTGGCAGTGGCTAATAAAGAACCTTTTGTGGGCGACACTCTATTTAATGCTAAAGAATTAAGTTTAGCTTTAAATATTACAGAACTTTTTAAAAAGTCTGATGAAACACTTGCTATTAAAAACATTACTACTAAAGAAGGAGACATCAATATCATTTTTGACAAGGAAGGAAATGGTAATTTTGATATTGCTAAAACCACAAAAGAAACCACTACTTCTAGTGACGAGAGTTCTTTTTCTTTAAATATTGATGGGTATGAACTAGAAGACATCAATTTTAATTATCTTGATAGAAGCACCAATACTAAATTAAGTATTGATAGTATTTACCATACTGGTGTAGGAAATTTTGCAGAAGATGTTTTTAATTTAGACACCAAAACAACTGGTTTTGTTTCTTTCGATTTAGATAACACAAACTACCTAAGTAAAGTTAAAATTTCTTTAGACGCCGTTCTTGGCATCGACCTAAAGAACAGTAAGTACACCTTTAAAGAAAATACAGGGTACATTAATCAGTTGCCTTTAGAGTTTGATGGTTTTATTCAACTAGTTGGTAACAATCAAGTATATGATCTTAATTTTAAAACACCAACGTCTTCTTTTAAAAATGCTTTGGCGTTGTTACCTAAACAATATGCAGGTAATTTAGAATCGATTAAAACGGAGGGTAATTTTGAAGTAAATGGTTTTGTAAAAGGAACTTTGTCAGACAACACAATTCCTGCTTTTGATATCGCAATCATTTCTAAAAATGCTTTGTTTAAATATGCTGATTTACCAAAATCTGTAACTAATATAAACATAGACACTAAAATTGTAAACAAAACAGGCCTTATTAAAGATACCTACGTAAGTATTGATCAATTCAATTTTAAAATTGATGAAGATGTTTTTTCTACCAACGGAAACGTTCGTAATATTACTACCAACCCAAGAATTAATATAGCAGCTAAAGGAACTATTAATTTAGCTAATATTGGTAAAGTATATCCTGCTCCTGTAAAACAAGCATTAGCAGGTGTTTTAAAGGCAGACATTACAACCAATTTTGATATGAATTCTGTTGAGAAAGCCAACTACCAAAATATTAAAAATGCTGGAGAAGTTACCGTTAGTGGTTTTAAATATGAAGGTACAGATGTTGCAAATACTTTTTTTATTAACAAAGCCAAGGTTACTTTTAACACCAACGCTATTAAACTAAATGAATTTGAAGCAAAAACAGGAACATCAGATTTATCGATAAATGGAAATTTAGATAATTTCTATGGTTTTATCTTTAAGGATGAAGTTTTAAAAGGAAACTTTCTTTTAAACTCTAACAACCTTAAAGTAGCCGATTTTATTGCTGCAGATGAATCTACGGAAACAAAAGAAACAACAACCGCTACTTCTACCTCTACTTTAAAAATCCCTGCATTTTTAGATGTAAAGTTTACAGCAAATGCTAAAAAAGTAGCTTATGACAATATAAACTTAACCAATGTTTCTGGTGATCTTTACATTCATAATGAAACTGTGGATTTAAAAAATCTTAAATCTGATATATTTGGAGGAAACATTGCTATGAATGGAAATGTTTCTACAAAAGGAAAAACGGCTAGTTTTAAAATGGATTTAAACCTTTCTAAATTAAATATTGGTGAATCTTTTGGAGCGTTAGATATGTTAAAATCGATTGCTCCGATAGCTAAAACGATTGAAGGTAAAATGAACTCTACCATTACCATTTCTGGGAACTTAAATGAAGATATGACACCTAATTTAAAAACCATTTCGGGTGATTTATTAGGTCAATTATTAGATACAAAATTAAAGGTGAGTAATTCTAAAATGTTAACCACATTAAGTGACAAAGTAAGCTTTTTAGACATTAGCAAATTAAATTTACATGAAGCCACAGGGTTGTTTTCTTTTAAAGACGGACAAGTAACGGTAAAACCTATTAAACTTAATTACCAAGATATTGGCATGCAAGTATCCGGAAAACATGGTTTTGATCAAACAATGAATTACGATATTGTTTTTGATATTCCTGTAAAATACTTAGGTGCTGATGTAACCAATTTAATAGCAAAATTAACTGCTAAAGATGCTGCTAGCATTAAAAGTGTTCCGGTAAAAGGAACCTTAACAGGTAGTTTTGGAAGTCCTAATTTTTCATCAAACATTAAAGATGCAACAGCAAACTTGGTAAAAGACTTGGTAGAAAAACAAAAAAACGCTTTGTTAAATCAAGGAAAAGACAAACTAAAAGACTTAATTGGTATTGATACTAAAAAAGACTCTACCAAACAAGAAGATGTAAAAGACAAAGTTACTGATAAAGTAAAAGATGTTTTAGGTGGCCTTTTTGGAAAGAAGAAAACTACAAAAAAAGAAGAATAA
- a CDS encoding CCC motif membrane protein, with amino-acid sequence MEKQNLPNATTSLVLGILSLVTCICYGIIGLPLGIIAFILGHKATVKYKQNPEEYNSVGNATAGKITGIIGIILNTLFILVIVWVFYKIGLDALQDPALLEQRVNEVFGQ; translated from the coding sequence ATGGAAAAACAAAACTTACCCAACGCAACCACGTCTTTAGTACTTGGTATTTTATCTTTAGTAACTTGTATTTGTTACGGAATTATTGGTTTACCTTTAGGAATTATCGCCTTTATTTTAGGACATAAAGCTACTGTTAAATACAAACAAAACCCAGAAGAATACAACAGTGTAGGAAACGCAACAGCTGGTAAAATAACCGGTATTATTGGCATTATCTTAAACACTCTTTTTATTTTAGTAATTGTATGGGTTTTTTATAAAATTGGTTTAGATGCTTTACAAGACCCTGCTTTGTTAGAACAAAGAGTAAACGAAGTCTTTGGGCAATAA
- a CDS encoding DUF2752 domain-containing protein, with translation MFLTTNDYLLPCLNKSLFGIDCLGCGIQRAFVLLIKGEFTDAFKMYPAIYTLVLFALFLLINYRKKFKNSKKIIISFAIINLLIIIISYGIKMKPIFTL, from the coding sequence ATGTTTTTAACTACAAATGATTATTTACTGCCTTGCCTAAATAAATCGCTCTTTGGGATAGATTGTTTAGGTTGCGGAATACAAAGAGCATTTGTGTTACTTATAAAAGGTGAGTTTACAGATGCTTTTAAAATGTATCCTGCTATTTATACATTGGTTTTATTTGCGCTCTTTTTATTGATCAACTATAGAAAAAAATTTAAAAACAGTAAAAAAATAATTATTTCATTCGCTATTATAAACCTTCTAATTATTATAATTAGTTATGGTATTAAAATGAAACCTATATTTACACTTTAA
- a CDS encoding YbaB/EbfC family nucleoid-associated protein has translation MFGDLSGMMNKLKETQQKVEETKIRLNNVLVDEVAADGKLKITLTANREIKSISIDNALLSDAEELEDYLIIALNKAIEKATKINEAEMAVAAKSGMPNIPGMDMFK, from the coding sequence ATGTTTGGAGACCTATCTGGAATGATGAATAAGCTAAAAGAAACACAGCAAAAAGTAGAAGAAACAAAAATAAGATTAAACAATGTTTTAGTCGATGAAGTTGCTGCAGACGGAAAACTAAAAATTACCTTAACTGCCAACAGAGAAATAAAATCTATTTCTATTGATAATGCTTTGCTTTCTGATGCAGAAGAATTAGAAGACTACTTAATTATTGCTTTAAATAAAGCGATTGAAAAAGCAACCAAAATTAACGAAGCAGAAATGGCTGTTGCTGCAAAAAGCGGTATGCCAAACATTCCTGGTATGGATATGTTTAAATAA
- a CDS encoding S9 family peptidase, which translates to MKSTDAKTPVAEKQPTKLEKHGDVRIDNYFWMRLSDEQKNAVEKDAHTQKVVDYLEEENTYYKEVTAYTEPFQEALFEEMKGRIKEDDSSVPYKDNGYFYITRYEVGNQYPIYSRKKENLEAEEEVLFNVNEMAKDFDYYQLGGLNVSSDNKLMVFATDTVSRRQYFLRIKNLETGKIYKDIIENTTGGSVWANDNKTIFYTKKDPVTLRSSSVYRHVLGTPTSEDVEVFYEKDDTFGTYVTKSKSDKYIIIGSYSTVSTEAQYLDADNPTGAFTMLQPRERDLEYSVAHFGDYFYLLTNKDNAINFKLMKTPITNTTKDNWVDVIPHRDDTLLEDFSIFKDYLVLEERTNGLNKIRIKRWDETEDYYLPFNEETYSVGVYANPDFDTDVIRYSYNSFTTPSSVIDFNMKDQSNEIKKEQEVLGGEFKKENYISKRVWATTRDGKEVAISLVYHKDTKLNNSTPVLQYAYGSYGYTIPDSFSTTRLSLLDRGFVYALAHIRGSEYLGREWYEDGKMLNKKNTFNDFIDCSQYLIDNNYTCSEHLYAMGGSAGGLLMGAIVNMNPELYNGIIASVPFVDVISTMLDDSIPLTTGEYDEWGNPNDKEYYDYIKSYSPYDQVAAKEYPNILVTTGFHDSQVQYWEPAKWVAKLRELKTDNNLLLLETNMEAGHGGASGRFDALKETAKMYTFFLALEHKLDGKKN; encoded by the coding sequence ATGAAAAGTACAGATGCAAAAACTCCAGTAGCAGAAAAACAGCCTACAAAGTTAGAGAAACACGGAGATGTTAGAATAGATAATTATTTTTGGATGCGTTTGTCTGACGAACAAAAAAATGCAGTAGAAAAAGATGCTCATACTCAAAAAGTAGTAGACTATTTAGAAGAAGAAAATACATATTATAAAGAAGTAACAGCTTATACAGAACCTTTTCAGGAAGCTTTATTTGAAGAAATGAAAGGTAGAATAAAAGAAGATGATTCTTCTGTACCTTATAAGGATAACGGATATTTTTATATTACTCGTTATGAAGTTGGAAATCAATACCCAATTTATAGCCGTAAAAAAGAAAACTTAGAAGCGGAAGAAGAGGTGCTTTTTAATGTAAACGAAATGGCTAAAGATTTCGATTACTATCAATTAGGCGGTTTAAATGTTTCTTCGGATAATAAATTGATGGTTTTTGCCACCGATACGGTAAGTAGAAGACAGTATTTTTTAAGAATTAAAAACTTAGAAACAGGCAAAATTTATAAAGATATTATAGAAAATACTACAGGAGGTTCTGTTTGGGCAAATGATAATAAAACTATTTTTTATACAAAAAAAGATCCTGTAACTTTACGTAGTTCAAGTGTTTATAGACATGTGTTAGGAACGCCAACAAGTGAAGATGTAGAGGTTTTTTATGAAAAAGACGATACGTTTGGTACGTATGTTACCAAATCTAAATCAGATAAATACATTATTATAGGTTCTTATAGTACGGTTTCTACAGAGGCACAGTATTTAGATGCAGACAATCCTACAGGAGCCTTTACAATGCTGCAACCAAGAGAAAGAGATTTAGAATACAGTGTAGCACATTTTGGAGATTATTTTTATTTGTTAACCAATAAAGATAATGCCATCAACTTTAAGTTGATGAAAACACCAATAACTAATACTACTAAAGATAATTGGGTAGATGTAATTCCGCATAGAGATGATACTTTATTAGAAGATTTTTCTATATTTAAAGATTATTTAGTTTTAGAAGAGCGTACTAATGGTTTAAATAAAATACGCATTAAACGTTGGGATGAAACCGAAGATTACTATTTACCTTTTAACGAAGAAACGTATTCTGTAGGAGTGTATGCAAATCCAGATTTTGATACGGATGTTATTCGTTATTCATATAATTCTTTTACAACACCAAGTTCTGTCATTGACTTTAATATGAAAGATCAATCTAATGAAATTAAAAAAGAACAAGAAGTTTTAGGAGGAGAATTTAAAAAAGAAAATTATATAAGTAAACGTGTTTGGGCAACTACAAGAGACGGAAAAGAAGTTGCAATTTCTTTGGTGTACCATAAAGATACAAAACTTAATAATTCTACACCTGTATTACAATATGCTTATGGCTCTTATGGGTATACAATACCAGATAGTTTTTCTACAACTCGTTTAAGTTTGTTAGATAGAGGTTTTGTGTATGCGTTGGCACACATACGTGGTAGCGAGTATTTAGGAAGAGAATGGTATGAAGACGGTAAAATGTTAAACAAGAAAAATACCTTTAACGACTTTATAGATTGTTCTCAATATTTAATTGATAACAACTACACATGTTCAGAGCATTTATACGCTATGGGTGGTTCTGCCGGAGGATTGTTAATGGGCGCTATTGTAAATATGAACCCAGAATTATATAACGGAATTATTGCATCTGTACCTTTTGTTGATGTAATTTCTACAATGTTAGATGATAGTATTCCTCTTACTACGGGAGAATATGATGAATGGGGAAACCCTAATGATAAGGAATATTACGATTATATTAAATCGTATTCTCCTTATGATCAAGTAGCTGCAAAAGAGTATCCAAATATTTTGGTAACTACAGGTTTTCATGACTCTCAAGTACAGTATTGGGAGCCAGCTAAATGGGTTGCAAAATTAAGAGAATTAAAAACAGACAATAATTTATTGTTATTAGAAACCAATATGGAAGCAGGTCATGGAGGAGCATCTGGTCGTTTTGATGCTTTAAAAGAAACCGCTAAAATGTATACTTTCTTTTTAGCCTTAGAACATAAATTAGATGGTAAAAAAAATTAA